CTCCTCTGTGCCCGGCGACGAGGAGCGTGTTGACGACTGATTACCTCGCCGACAGCCACCTCGGCGGACGGACACATCAAGCCGGACTACGGCTCGGCCAAGCCGTACGAAGCGTCCTGCTCACACCCCTGGCTGGCGCTGACGACACTGCTGCAGGAGGCGAGCAATGATCCTCACCGGGCCCGAGATCACCGCCGCTGCCCACGACGGACGCCTGACCATCGCGCCCTTCGAACCGGAACAGGTCAACCCCAACAGCTACAACGTCCGCCTCGGCCCCACCCTGCTGACCTACACCGACACCGTGATCGACGCCCACCGCCCCAACCCCACCCACGAGGTCACGATCGGGAAGAGCGGATACGTACTCCGGCCCGGTGAGCTGTACCTCGGACACACCGTCGAACAGGTCGGCTCCGACACCTACGTACCGCTGCTCTTCGGCCGCTCCTCCGTCGGCAGGCTTGGCCTTTTCGTCGAGATCACCGCCCCGATCGGCGACATCGGCTTCCACGGCCAGTGGACGCTGATGCTCTCCCCGATCCGCCCGCTGCGGGTGTACGCGGGCATGCGGATCGGGCAGATCATGTTCTTCGTCTCCACCGGCGCCATCGCCCCCTACCAAGGCAAGTACCAGGCCGCCATCGGCCCGCAGCCCTCCGCCTACTGGCGCGACGCGGCCCGGCTCAAGGCGGTCGCCTCGTGATCCTCACCGGCCCCGCGATCAGCGCCGCCATCCAGGCAGGCGAGATCACGATCGACCCGTACGACCCCGCCCGACTCTCCCCGAACGCCTACGACTGGCGACTCGGCGACACCATCCGTATCTGCGACGGAGACCTGGACGCAGCCGTCCCAACCGCGTTCGCCGAGCAGAGCATCCCGGCCGCGGGCCTGGTGCTGACGCCGGACGCGTTCTATCTCGGCGTCACGCTGGAGAAGACCGGCTCCGAGACGTACGCACAACTGCTCAACGGCGACCGCACCATCGGCGCGCTCGGCATCTGGGTCCACGTCTCCGCCCCGCTCGGCCACCAAGGCCACGCCATTCGCTGGACCCTGGAGATCCGTGCCGCCCGGCCGGTGCGCATCTACGCGGGCATGACCTTCGGCAAGCTCATCTTCCTCAGCGCCTTCGGCACGTCGGCCAGCTATCAGCAGCAGGATGCCAAGTACGCGGCGACGGACGGCATCGACATCTCCCGCCTCTACGAAGAGAACCCCGGAGGAGTCCGGTGCCCCCGCAACTGACCGCTGGGCCGCTGGCCGCCACCCTGCTGGACCTGCCCGCTGGAAGCCCGGGAGGCAGCGTCGAACTCTTCCTTGACCTCTACACGGGTGAGCAACCGCTCATCTCGGCGCGGGCGTTCATGCTCGCCCCCACCGGCCCGCGAATTCACCTCCCGGCCGGCCTCGACCTCCTCCAAGTCCCCGGGAAGTGCCTGGAGGGCTCAGCCTTCAGCCGATACGTCGCCGCCCTGCGCTC
The DNA window shown above is from Streptomyces akebiae and carries:
- a CDS encoding dCTP deaminase, translating into MILTGPAISAAIQAGEITIDPYDPARLSPNAYDWRLGDTIRICDGDLDAAVPTAFAEQSIPAAGLVLTPDAFYLGVTLEKTGSETYAQLLNGDRTIGALGIWVHVSAPLGHQGHAIRWTLEIRAARPVRIYAGMTFGKLIFLSAFGTSASYQQQDAKYAATDGIDISRLYEENPGGVRCPRN
- the dcd gene encoding dCTP deaminase; its protein translation is MILTGPEITAAAHDGRLTIAPFEPEQVNPNSYNVRLGPTLLTYTDTVIDAHRPNPTHEVTIGKSGYVLRPGELYLGHTVEQVGSDTYVPLLFGRSSVGRLGLFVEITAPIGDIGFHGQWTLMLSPIRPLRVYAGMRIGQIMFFVSTGAIAPYQGKYQAAIGPQPSAYWRDAARLKAVAS